From a region of the Actinopolymorpha singaporensis genome:
- a CDS encoding AAA family ATPase, translating into MIGEELQGCVIVSGMPGAGKSTVTGLAARLLPRAARIKADDVNEMILSGRVWRLGEPVSEAKRQAELCDRNLSSLANHYVDFGFTVLLDQLVTDLAELDFLVGLMAPRPVHLVTLAPTVEVCRQRNATRELSERWEFDGYHRLEAELRQDFSDVGWWFDTSTLSPEATAEMLVREAAHRALLK; encoded by the coding sequence GTGATCGGAGAAGAGCTGCAGGGCTGCGTGATCGTGTCCGGGATGCCCGGGGCGGGTAAGTCGACGGTGACCGGGCTGGCCGCCCGCCTGCTGCCTCGCGCCGCTCGGATCAAGGCCGACGACGTGAACGAGATGATCCTCAGCGGTCGCGTCTGGCGCCTGGGCGAGCCGGTATCCGAAGCGAAGCGGCAGGCGGAGCTCTGCGACCGGAACCTGTCCAGCCTGGCGAACCACTATGTCGACTTCGGCTTCACCGTACTGCTCGACCAGCTCGTGACCGACCTGGCAGAACTCGACTTCCTGGTGGGCCTGATGGCGCCGCGACCCGTCCACCTGGTCACCCTCGCCCCCACGGTGGAGGTCTGCCGGCAGCGCAACGCGACACGTGAGCTGAGTGAGCGATGGGAGTTCGACGGCTACCACCGGCTCGAGGCCGAGTTGCGGCAGGACTTCAGCGACGTCGGCTGGTGGTTCGACACCTCCACCCTCAGCCCCGAGGCGACCGCCGAGATGCTCGTCCGGGAAGCCGCCCATCGCGCCCTGCTGAAGTGA
- a CDS encoding GIY-YIG nuclease family protein has translation MIEPNGWADEGLSVLRTAAAQAPRHPGVYLFLDENDEILYVGKATNIRQRLGRHAATKEPGSRLHQRYDLVRRVVWEPAVDEEAAFWREEELIFALRPPFNGDPDLRSPGLRSRDALVPYVVVTETAEGTLAFTLEPAPSRVGRAYGCFPHLGKGMGSRLGVTCSDGYTAFVRLLWAASGDGLHVPASITRSAPTTFTVAAPAGIRDDLHRFLFGTSSRLADRLSQAASRRPAYMQPALRRDRAAALGFFAAGPKLVRARRLRHGVRAPVLDVETYRRLVRAEISPVVDPSG, from the coding sequence ATGATCGAGCCGAACGGCTGGGCAGACGAGGGGCTCAGCGTGCTGAGGACGGCCGCCGCGCAGGCCCCTCGCCACCCTGGCGTCTACCTCTTTCTCGACGAGAACGACGAGATTCTCTACGTGGGGAAGGCGACGAACATCCGTCAGCGGCTGGGCCGGCACGCGGCGACGAAGGAGCCTGGGTCACGGCTGCACCAGAGGTACGACCTCGTACGCCGGGTCGTCTGGGAGCCCGCCGTCGACGAGGAGGCCGCGTTCTGGCGGGAGGAGGAGCTGATCTTCGCGCTTCGCCCGCCCTTCAACGGCGACCCGGATCTGCGCTCACCGGGGTTGAGATCCAGGGACGCCCTCGTCCCGTACGTCGTGGTGACCGAGACGGCGGAAGGAACGCTCGCCTTCACGCTCGAACCGGCGCCCTCCAGGGTGGGACGCGCCTATGGCTGTTTTCCCCATCTGGGCAAGGGAATGGGTTCCCGGCTCGGAGTCACCTGCAGCGACGGTTACACCGCCTTTGTTCGTCTGCTGTGGGCGGCTTCCGGGGACGGCCTGCACGTGCCGGCCTCGATCACCAGATCGGCGCCGACGACGTTCACCGTCGCGGCGCCGGCGGGGATACGCGACGACCTGCACCGCTTTCTGTTCGGAACGAGTTCTCGACTGGCTGACCGGCTGTCGCAGGCGGCGTCCCGGCGGCCGGCGTACATGCAACCGGCGCTGCGCCGGGACCGGGCCGCCGCGCTCGGGTTCTTCGCCGCCGGGCCGAAGCTGGTGCGTGCACGTCGGCTTCGGCACGGCGTACGCGCGCCGGTTCTCGACGTCGAGACCTACCGGCGCCTTGTCCGTGCGGAGATCAGCCCGGTCGTCGACCCGTCGGGCTAG
- a CDS encoding VOC family protein: MTCHLDALCFDANDPARLARFWAGLLNWEMADDPQGGIALLPSDDTGFRLRFLPSQTQKTGPNWTHFDLTSTSPEDQQNTVAKALELGGRHLDIGQGPDAAHVVLADPEGNEFDVIEPGNNFLADCGFIGALASDGSQEVGYFWSAALDWPLVWDQDQETAIRSPHGGPKITWGGPPLAPKTGKERLHFDLAPPVDGDQQAEVDRLVSLGATRVDIGQGDVSWVVMADPDGHEFCVLTPRRPLTNPSGR, translated from the coding sequence ATGACCTGTCATCTCGACGCGCTCTGCTTCGACGCGAACGACCCAGCTCGGCTGGCGCGGTTCTGGGCCGGACTCCTGAATTGGGAGATGGCCGACGACCCGCAAGGCGGCATTGCGCTCCTGCCGAGTGACGACACCGGTTTCAGGCTTCGGTTCCTGCCGTCCCAGACGCAGAAGACGGGCCCGAACTGGACGCATTTCGACCTGACCAGCACGTCCCCGGAGGACCAGCAGAACACGGTGGCGAAGGCACTCGAGCTCGGCGGCCGGCACCTCGACATCGGCCAGGGGCCGGACGCCGCTCACGTCGTGCTCGCCGACCCGGAGGGTAACGAGTTCGACGTGATCGAGCCGGGCAACAACTTCCTTGCCGACTGCGGGTTCATCGGTGCGCTCGCGAGCGATGGTTCGCAGGAGGTCGGCTACTTCTGGAGCGCGGCGCTGGACTGGCCGCTGGTCTGGGACCAGGACCAGGAGACCGCGATCCGCTCACCCCACGGCGGGCCGAAGATCACGTGGGGCGGTCCGCCGCTGGCGCCGAAGACGGGCAAGGAACGGCTGCACTTCGATCTCGCCCCGCCCGTGGACGGTGACCAGCAGGCGGAGGTCGACCGCCTCGTCTCCCTCGGCGCGACCCGCGTCGACATCGGTCAGGGCGACGTCAGTTGGGTCGTCATGGCCGACCCCGACGGCCACGAGTTCTGCGTACTGACGCCGCGACGACCCCTGACCAACCCCTCAGGCAGGTGA
- a CDS encoding VOC family protein yields the protein MRFKYRQIVLDAADVGAESAFWAGLLDGTVEGGDRWHNVWVDGGWALAIQHAPDHVPPDWPDGTPQQQIHLDFYTADLESAHQKVLELGGRVLRARDNAEAHTGVRIYADPAGHPFCICWLPPTDLEG from the coding sequence ATGAGGTTCAAGTACCGGCAGATCGTTCTGGACGCGGCGGATGTCGGCGCGGAGAGCGCCTTCTGGGCAGGGCTGCTCGACGGCACCGTGGAGGGCGGCGATCGGTGGCACAACGTCTGGGTCGACGGCGGCTGGGCGCTCGCCATCCAGCACGCGCCGGACCACGTCCCGCCCGACTGGCCCGACGGAACCCCGCAACAGCAGATCCATCTCGACTTCTACACCGCGGACCTCGAGTCCGCACACCAGAAGGTCCTCGAGCTCGGCGGTCGAGTGTTGCGGGCCAGGGACAATGCCGAAGCCCACACGGGCGTGCGCATCTACGCCGACCCCGCCGGCCACCCGTTCTGCATCTGCTGGCTTCCGCCCACGGATCTCGAAGGATGA